ATGGATTGTAAGGGTCCAGCACATATTGGACTTTTAAGGGTTAGCAATAAATTTATCCAGATAATAACGCAGGGGAGCCTTTTTGCCTGTTCCACCCGCATACCGCCGTATTCCTTGCGCCACCTGTAATATGTCTGTTCGACGATGCCTATCTTGCGACTGGCTTCGGCAACGCTTAGTCCCTGGCTGAGGAGAATCTCGGCTTCCCTGAGCT
The nucleotide sequence above comes from Dehalococcoidales bacterium. Encoded proteins:
- a CDS encoding transposase, which codes for MVKKGYTPEQIINKLREAEILLSQGLSVAEASRKIGIVEQTYYRWRKEYGGMRVEQAKRLPCVIIWINLLLTLKSPICAGPLQS